A section of the Streptomyces sp. CG1 genome encodes:
- a CDS encoding PLP-dependent aminotransferase family protein, whose amino-acid sequence MAQWTSAMGAAQLARLLNSQQERPAGPGTRRPPAYRALADGIRLLVLEGRVPVAARLPAERELALALSVSRTTVAAAYEALRTEGFLESRRGAGSWTAVPAGNPLPARGLEPLPPEALGSVIDLGCASLPAPEPWLTRAVQGALEELPPYAHTHGDYPAGLPALRSMIAERYTAAGIPTMPEQIMVTTGAMGAIDAICHLFAGRGERIAVESPSYANILQLMREAGARLVPVAMAEGLSGWDMDRWRQVLREAAPRLAYVVADFHNPTGALADEDQRRRLVDAARSAGTVLVADETMTELWVDEEYARSMPRRVCAFDPAGSTVITVGSASKAFWAGMRIGWVRAAPDVIRSLVAARAYADLGTPVLEQLAVNWLFSTGGWEQAVEVRRAQARENRDALVAAIRRELPTWEFEIPKGGLTLWVRAGGLSGSRLAEAGERTGVRVPSGPRFGVDGAFEGYVRLPFTVGGAVAEEAAVRLAAAARLVETGGTGGAEAPRTFVA is encoded by the coding sequence ATGGCGCAGTGGACCTCTGCGATGGGGGCCGCCCAGCTGGCCCGGCTCCTCAACTCCCAGCAGGAGCGCCCGGCCGGCCCCGGCACCCGCCGTCCGCCCGCCTACCGCGCCCTCGCCGACGGCATCCGGCTGCTGGTGCTCGAAGGGCGCGTCCCGGTGGCGGCCCGGCTGCCCGCCGAGCGCGAACTCGCCCTCGCCCTCTCCGTGAGCCGCACCACCGTCGCGGCCGCGTACGAGGCGCTGCGCACCGAGGGCTTCCTGGAGTCCCGGCGCGGCGCGGGCAGCTGGACCGCCGTACCGGCGGGCAACCCGCTGCCCGCCCGGGGCCTCGAGCCCCTGCCCCCTGAGGCCTTGGGTTCGGTGATCGACCTGGGCTGTGCCTCGCTGCCGGCCCCCGAGCCGTGGCTCACCCGTGCCGTGCAGGGTGCCCTGGAGGAACTGCCGCCGTACGCCCACACGCACGGCGACTACCCGGCCGGCCTGCCCGCGCTGCGCTCGATGATCGCCGAGCGGTACACCGCGGCCGGGATCCCCACGATGCCCGAACAGATCATGGTGACGACCGGCGCGATGGGCGCCATCGACGCGATCTGTCACCTCTTCGCGGGCCGCGGTGAACGCATCGCCGTCGAATCGCCGTCCTACGCCAACATCCTGCAGCTGATGCGCGAGGCCGGAGCGCGTCTGGTCCCCGTCGCGATGGCCGAGGGCCTGTCCGGCTGGGACATGGACCGCTGGCGTCAGGTTCTGCGCGAGGCCGCACCCCGGCTCGCGTACGTGGTCGCCGACTTCCACAACCCCACCGGTGCGCTCGCCGACGAGGACCAGCGGCGTCGGCTGGTGGACGCGGCGCGCTCGGCCGGCACGGTGCTCGTCGCCGACGAGACGATGACCGAGCTGTGGGTGGACGAGGAGTACGCGCGCAGCATGCCGCGCCGGGTCTGCGCCTTCGACCCGGCGGGCTCGACCGTCATCACGGTCGGCTCGGCCAGCAAGGCGTTCTGGGCGGGCATGCGCATCGGCTGGGTGCGGGCGGCGCCGGACGTCATCCGCAGTCTGGTCGCCGCGCGGGCGTACGCCGATCTCGGTACGCCGGTGCTGGAGCAGCTCGCCGTCAACTGGCTGTTCAGTACGGGGGGTTGGGAGCAGGCGGTCGAGGTGCGCCGGGCCCAGGCCCGCGAGAACCGGGACGCGCTGGTGGCGGCGATCCGGCGCGAACTGCCCACCTGGGAGTTCGAGATCCCGAAGGGCGGGCTGACCCTGTGGGTCCGGGCCGGCGGCCTGTCCGGCTCCCGGCTCGCCGAAGCGGGCGAGCGAACCGGCGTCCGCGTCCCTTCCGGCCCTCGCTTCGGCGTCGACGGCGCCTTCGAGGGCTATGTCCGGCTTCCGTTCACGGTGGGGGGAGCGGTGGCGGAGGAAGCGGCGGTACGGCTTGCTGCTGCGGCTCGGCTGGTGGAAACCGGGGGCACGGGAGGCGCGGAGGCGCCGCGTACGTTTGTGGCGTAG
- a CDS encoding YitT family protein, whose amino-acid sequence MSDRSHLARRLIQLYAGLALYGASAALLLRAGLGMEPWGVLHQGLAKLTGLTIGVVSIIVGAAVLLLWIPLRQRPGLGTVSNVFAVGLAMDGTLALVPDVHSLAVRVPVLLAGIVLNGVATGLYISARFGPGPRDGLMTGLHRRTGRSIRLIRTGIEVAVVVTGFLLGGTIGVGTVLYAVSIGPLAQLFLRVFAVPAASSRSTVVAEATPERAILRS is encoded by the coding sequence ATGTCCGATCGCAGCCATCTCGCACGACGGCTGATCCAGCTGTACGCCGGGCTCGCGCTCTACGGCGCGAGTGCCGCGCTGCTGCTGCGGGCGGGCCTGGGCATGGAGCCCTGGGGAGTACTGCACCAGGGGCTCGCGAAGCTGACCGGACTGACCATCGGGGTCGTGTCGATCATCGTGGGAGCGGCGGTGCTGCTCCTGTGGATCCCGCTGCGCCAGCGCCCGGGGCTCGGCACGGTGTCGAACGTCTTCGCCGTCGGCCTCGCGATGGACGGCACGCTCGCACTCGTCCCGGACGTGCACTCCCTGGCCGTACGCGTGCCGGTGCTGCTCGCGGGCATCGTGCTGAACGGCGTGGCGACCGGCCTGTACATCTCGGCGCGTTTCGGGCCGGGTCCGCGCGACGGGCTCATGACGGGCCTGCACCGGCGCACCGGCCGCTCGATCCGGCTGATCCGGACCGGGATCGAGGTGGCGGTGGTGGTCACCGGCTTCCTGCTGGGGGGCACGATCGGTGTCGGCACCGTGCTGTACGCCGTGTCCATCGGACCGCTGGCGCAGCTGTTCCTGCGGGTGTTCGCCGTCCCGGCGGCATCGAGCCGAAGCACGGTCGTTGCCGAAGCGACACCGGAGCGGGCGATACTGCGTTCGTGA
- a CDS encoding glycerophosphodiester phosphodiesterase translates to MSLTTPPKRHPYLDHPGPIAFAHRGGAADGIENTVAQFRRAVDMGYRYIETDVHATADGRLVAFHDSSLDRVTDGAGRIADLPWEDVRHARVGGREPVPLFEELLETFPEVRWNVDIKAEPALRPLLDLIERTEAWDRVCVGSFSEARVLRAQRLAGPRLATSFGTRGVLSLRLRSWGLPAAVRRSAVAAQVPEAQSGVPVVDQRFVRAAHAYGLQVHVWTINEPERMHRLLDLGVDGIMTDHIDTLRKVMEDRGVWV, encoded by the coding sequence GTGAGCCTCACGACACCGCCCAAGCGCCACCCGTACCTCGACCACCCGGGCCCCATAGCCTTCGCCCACCGGGGAGGAGCCGCCGACGGGATCGAGAACACCGTGGCGCAGTTCCGGCGTGCGGTCGACATGGGTTACCGGTACATCGAGACCGATGTGCACGCCACGGCCGACGGCCGGCTCGTCGCCTTCCACGACTCGTCCCTGGACCGGGTCACCGACGGCGCGGGCCGGATCGCGGACCTGCCGTGGGAGGACGTACGGCACGCACGCGTGGGCGGCCGTGAACCGGTGCCGCTGTTCGAGGAGTTGCTGGAGACCTTCCCCGAGGTCCGCTGGAACGTCGACATCAAGGCGGAGCCCGCCCTGCGGCCCCTGCTGGACCTGATCGAGCGCACGGAGGCCTGGGACCGGGTCTGCGTGGGCTCGTTCTCCGAGGCCCGGGTGCTGCGCGCCCAGCGGCTGGCCGGGCCGCGGCTGGCCACCTCGTTCGGCACGCGCGGCGTGCTGAGTCTGCGCCTGCGCTCGTGGGGGCTGCCGGCCGCCGTGCGCCGGTCCGCCGTCGCGGCGCAGGTGCCCGAGGCCCAGTCGGGCGTCCCGGTGGTCGACCAGCGCTTCGTCCGCGCCGCCCACGCATACGGGTTGCAGGTGCACGTGTGGACGATCAACGAGCCGGAACGGATGCACCGGCTTCTGGACCTGGGAGTCGATGGCATCATGACCGATCACATCGACACGTTGCGCAAGGTCATGGAAGACCGCGGCGTCTGGGTCTGA
- a CDS encoding MFS transporter, giving the protein MGTDTVRTPAADETAGLRREQRGWYFYDWACSVYSTSVVTVFLGPYLTAVAERAADADGYVHPLGVPVRAGSFFAYSVSLSVILAVVVMPLVGSAADRTGRKKPLLAAAAYTGAAATTGMFFLDGDRYLLGGVLLVVANAAQSVGMMLYNSYLPQIAPPEQRDAVSSRGWAFGYAAGSTVLVANLVLYSAHGSFGLTETAAVRICLASAGLWWGAFTLVPLRRLRDRHARVERATAPGLRQLAATVRDLRRYPLTLGFLLAYLIYNDGIQTVISQASVYGSQELGLGQSTLIVAVLLVQVLAVAGALGMGRLARTYGAQRTILGSLVAWTVTLAAGYFLPAKAPVFFFVLAAGIGLVLGGSQALSRSLFSHLVPPGKEAEYFSAYEMSDRGMSWLGPLLFGVTYQLTGSYRSAIISLVAFFIIGFALLARVPVRRAIAEAGNPVPEKI; this is encoded by the coding sequence GTGGGAACCGACACCGTGCGGACACCGGCGGCGGACGAGACCGCCGGTCTGCGCCGCGAGCAACGCGGCTGGTACTTCTACGACTGGGCGTGCTCGGTCTATTCGACGAGCGTGGTGACGGTCTTCCTCGGGCCGTATCTCACCGCGGTCGCCGAGCGGGCCGCGGACGCCGACGGCTATGTGCATCCGCTGGGCGTCCCGGTCCGGGCGGGCTCCTTCTTTGCCTACTCGGTGTCCCTGTCGGTGATCCTGGCCGTCGTGGTGATGCCGCTGGTGGGCAGCGCGGCCGACCGGACGGGCCGCAAGAAGCCGCTGCTCGCGGCGGCGGCGTACACCGGGGCCGCCGCGACCACGGGCATGTTCTTCCTCGACGGCGACCGGTATCTGCTCGGCGGGGTGCTGCTGGTGGTGGCCAACGCCGCGCAGTCGGTCGGGATGATGCTCTACAACTCCTATCTGCCGCAGATCGCCCCGCCCGAGCAGCGCGACGCGGTCTCCTCACGGGGGTGGGCCTTCGGCTACGCGGCGGGCTCCACGGTCCTCGTCGCCAACCTGGTCCTGTACTCGGCGCACGGCTCCTTCGGCCTGACCGAGACGGCCGCGGTCCGCATCTGTCTGGCCTCGGCGGGCCTGTGGTGGGGTGCGTTCACGCTCGTACCGCTGCGCAGGCTGCGCGACCGGCACGCGCGCGTGGAGCGCGCCACGGCACCCGGGCTCCGGCAGCTCGCGGCGACGGTCCGGGACCTGCGCCGGTACCCGCTGACGCTCGGCTTCCTGCTGGCGTACCTCATCTACAACGACGGCATCCAGACGGTGATCTCCCAGGCCTCCGTCTACGGCTCACAGGAACTGGGCCTCGGGCAGTCGACGCTCATCGTGGCCGTGCTGCTGGTGCAGGTGCTGGCCGTGGCGGGCGCGCTGGGGATGGGCCGGCTGGCCCGGACGTACGGCGCCCAGCGCACGATCCTGGGCTCGCTGGTGGCCTGGACGGTCACCCTGGCGGCCGGATACTTCCTCCCCGCGAAGGCGCCGGTGTTCTTCTTCGTGCTGGCCGCCGGGATCGGCCTGGTCCTCGGGGGAAGCCAAGCCCTGTCCCGCTCGCTGTTCTCGCACCTCGTGCCGCCCGGCAAGGAGGCCGAATACTTCTCCGCGTACGAGATGAGCGACCGCGGGATGAGCTGGCTCGGGCCGCTGCTGTTCGGCGTGACCTACCAGCTGACCGGAAGCTACCGGTCCGCGATCATCTCGCTGGTGGCCTTCTTCATCATCGGATTCGCCCTGCTCGCGCGGGTCCCGGTGCGCCGGGCGATCGCCGAGGCGGGCAACCCGGTACCCGAGAAGATTTAG
- a CDS encoding RNA polymerase-binding protein RbpA → MSERALRGTRLVVTSYETDRGIDLAPRQAVEYACEKGHRFEMPFSVEAEIPPEWECKVCGAQALLVDGDGPEEKKAKPARTHWDMLMERRTREELEEVLEERLAVLRSGAMNIAVHPRDSRKSA, encoded by the coding sequence ATGAGTGAGCGAGCTCTTCGCGGTACGCGTCTCGTGGTGACCAGCTACGAGACGGACCGCGGTATCGACCTGGCCCCGCGCCAGGCCGTGGAGTACGCATGTGAGAAGGGGCACCGTTTCGAGATGCCCTTCTCCGTCGAGGCGGAGATCCCGCCGGAGTGGGAGTGCAAGGTCTGCGGGGCCCAGGCACTCCTCGTCGACGGCGACGGCCCTGAGGAGAAGAAGGCCAAGCCCGCGCGTACCCACTGGGACATGCTGATGGAGCGGCGCACCCGTGAGGAACTCGAAGAGGTCCTCGAGGAGCGCCTGGCGGTTCTGCGCTCGGGGGCGATGAACATCGCGGTTCACCCCCGGGACAGCCGTAAGTCGGCCTAG
- the fxsA gene encoding FxsA family membrane protein, translated as MTTGAPTSPHPTTRPRRSRLRRYLPLGVAAWLVLEIWLLTLVAGAVGGFAVFLLLVAGFVAGSVVIKRAGRRAFQSLNEALQRGGSPERGGGNGLMMLGGLLLMIPGLVSDVAGLFLLIPPVQKAVSRYAENALDKRLRTAAPGSFGDAFQQARIHRPDGKVVQGEVIREDDRPEPGEQYPPLTR; from the coding sequence ATGACGACTGGCGCTCCGACCTCTCCGCATCCCACCACCCGGCCCCGGCGCTCCCGGCTGCGCAGGTATCTGCCGCTGGGGGTCGCCGCCTGGCTGGTGCTGGAGATCTGGCTGCTGACCCTGGTCGCGGGCGCGGTCGGCGGGTTCGCCGTGTTCCTGCTGCTCGTCGCAGGCTTCGTGGCCGGCTCCGTGGTCATCAAGCGGGCGGGCCGCCGTGCCTTCCAGAGCCTGAACGAGGCGCTGCAGCGGGGCGGTTCGCCGGAGCGCGGCGGTGGCAACGGCCTGATGATGCTCGGCGGCCTGCTGCTGATGATCCCCGGTCTGGTCTCCGACGTGGCCGGCTTGTTCCTGCTCATACCGCCGGTCCAGAAGGCTGTGAGCCGGTACGCCGAGAACGCCCTGGACAAGAGGCTGCGCACGGCGGCCCCGGGCAGCTTCGGCGATGCCTTCCAGCAGGCCCGTATCCACCGCCCCGACGGCAAGGTCGTCCAGGGCGAGGTCATCAGGGAGGACGACCGGCCGGAGCCGGGGGAGCAGTACCCTCCGCTGACGCGCTGA
- a CDS encoding polyprenol monophosphomannose synthase, translated as MNDGDGTLAANDQGRQFGPLGTALVIIPTYNEAENIKTIVGRVRKAVPEAHVLIADDNSPDGTGKLADELAAEDENVQVMHRKGKEGLGAAYLAGFRWGLENGYGVLVEMDADGSHQPEELPRLLTALKSADLVLGSRWVPGGRVVNWPKSREFISRGGSLYSRLALDLPLRDITGGYRAFRRETLQGLGLDEVASQGYCFQVDLARRAVKAGFHVVEVPITFVERELGDSKMSKNILVEALWRVTAWGASERVAKLKNLGGGRAAKQA; from the coding sequence GTGAACGACGGCGACGGGACCCTGGCGGCCAACGACCAGGGGAGGCAGTTCGGTCCGCTCGGCACGGCCTTGGTGATCATTCCGACCTACAACGAGGCGGAGAACATCAAGACCATCGTGGGCCGGGTGCGCAAGGCCGTCCCTGAGGCGCACGTACTGATCGCGGACGACAACAGTCCCGACGGCACCGGCAAGCTCGCCGACGAACTGGCCGCCGAGGACGAGAACGTCCAGGTCATGCACCGCAAGGGCAAGGAGGGCCTCGGCGCCGCCTACCTCGCGGGCTTCCGGTGGGGCCTGGAGAACGGCTACGGCGTGCTGGTCGAGATGGACGCCGACGGCTCCCACCAGCCCGAGGAACTGCCCCGGCTGCTCACCGCCCTCAAGAGCGCCGACCTGGTGCTCGGCTCCCGCTGGGTGCCCGGCGGCCGCGTGGTGAACTGGCCCAAGTCCCGCGAGTTCATCTCCCGCGGCGGCAGCCTCTACTCCCGGCTCGCCCTGGACCTGCCGCTGCGCGACATCACCGGTGGCTACCGCGCGTTCCGCCGCGAGACCCTGCAGGGCCTGGGCCTGGACGAGGTCGCCTCCCAGGGCTACTGCTTCCAGGTCGACCTGGCCCGCCGCGCGGTCAAGGCCGGCTTCCACGTGGTCGAGGTCCCGATCACCTTCGTCGAGCGCGAACTCGGCGACTCCAAGATGAGCAAGAACATCCTCGTCGAGGCGCTGTGGCGGGTCACCGCCTGGGGTGCCTCGGAGCGGGTCGCCAAGCTCAAGAACCTGGGCGGCGGCCGGGCCGCCAAGCAGGCCTAG
- a CDS encoding amidohydrolase — MNDRTADPEPPKTVLLRRGEVHSPADPFATAMVVERGQVAWVGSEGAADAFVDGVDEVLDLDGALVTPAFTDAHVHTTATGLALTGLDLSAAPSLDAALALVRDFAAGRPDDRVLLGHGWDAARWPGGRPPTRAELDEATGGRPLYLSRIDVHSAVVTTALLDLVAGDIPRTDAPLTKDDHHAVRQAALAAITPAQRAEAQRTALAHAASLGIGSVHECGGPQISSEDDFTGLLRLAAEVPGPRVVGYWAERTDEGVARARELGAVGAAGDLFADGALGSHTACLHEPYADADHAGTAYLDAEAVAAHVVACTEAGLQAGFHAIGDAAVSAVVEGVRAAADKVGLARIRAARHRVEHAEMLTPETIAGFAELGLIASVQPAFDALWGGEDGMYARRLGAGRARTLNPFSALLRAGVPLAFGSDSPVTPLDPWGTVRAAAFHHTPEHRVSVRAAFTAHTRGGWRAVGRDDAGVLVPGAPADYAVWRTDELVVQAPDDRVARWSTDPRSGTPGLPDLTPGHDLPVCLRTVVGGRTVFVGPGE, encoded by the coding sequence ATGAACGACCGCACCGCCGACCCCGAGCCCCCCAAGACCGTCCTCCTGCGCCGAGGAGAGGTGCACAGCCCCGCAGACCCGTTCGCCACGGCGATGGTGGTGGAGCGCGGCCAAGTGGCCTGGGTCGGCTCGGAGGGCGCCGCCGACGCCTTCGTCGACGGCGTGGACGAGGTGCTCGACCTCGACGGCGCCCTCGTCACCCCGGCCTTCACCGACGCCCATGTGCACACCACCGCCACCGGTCTCGCCCTGACCGGCCTGGACCTCTCGGCCGCCCCCTCCCTGGACGCGGCCCTCGCCCTGGTCCGCGACTTCGCCGCCGGCCGGCCGGACGACCGCGTCCTGCTGGGCCACGGCTGGGACGCCGCCCGCTGGCCCGGCGGCCGCCCGCCGACGCGCGCCGAACTCGACGAGGCGACCGGCGGCCGCCCGCTGTACCTCTCCCGCATCGACGTGCACTCGGCGGTCGTCACCACCGCCCTGCTGGACCTGGTCGCCGGCGACATCCCGCGCACGGACGCCCCGCTCACCAAGGACGACCACCACGCCGTACGCCAGGCCGCGCTCGCCGCCATCACCCCGGCCCAGCGCGCCGAGGCCCAGCGCACGGCCCTCGCCCACGCGGCCTCCCTCGGCATCGGCTCGGTCCACGAGTGCGGCGGTCCGCAGATCTCCTCCGAGGACGACTTCACCGGTCTGCTGAGGCTCGCCGCCGAAGTGCCCGGCCCCCGCGTGGTCGGCTACTGGGCCGAACGGACCGATGAAGGCGTGGCCAGGGCGCGGGAACTGGGCGCCGTGGGCGCGGCCGGCGACCTCTTCGCCGACGGCGCCCTCGGCTCGCACACCGCCTGCCTGCACGAGCCGTACGCCGACGCCGATCACGCCGGCACCGCCTACCTGGACGCCGAGGCCGTAGCGGCCCATGTCGTCGCCTGCACGGAGGCGGGCCTGCAGGCCGGCTTCCACGCGATCGGGGACGCAGCCGTGAGCGCCGTCGTGGAGGGTGTGCGCGCCGCCGCCGACAAGGTCGGTCTCGCCCGGATCCGCGCCGCCCGCCATCGCGTCGAGCACGCCGAGATGCTGACCCCCGAGACGATCGCCGGATTCGCCGAGCTGGGCCTGATCGCCTCCGTACAGCCCGCGTTCGACGCGCTGTGGGGCGGCGAGGACGGCATGTACGCCCGGCGGCTGGGCGCCGGGCGGGCCCGCACCCTCAACCCCTTCTCGGCCCTGCTGCGCGCGGGCGTGCCCCTCGCCTTCGGCTCCGACAGCCCGGTCACCCCGCTCGACCCCTGGGGCACCGTCCGCGCCGCCGCGTTCCATCACACGCCCGAGCACCGGGTCTCCGTGCGGGCCGCCTTCACGGCGCACACGCGTGGCGGCTGGCGGGCCGTGGGGCGGGACGACGCGGGCGTCCTGGTACCGGGCGCACCCGCCGACTATGCCGTCTGGCGCACCGATGAGCTGGTCGTCCAGGCCCCCGACGACCGGGTGGCCCGCTGGTCGACCGACCCCCGCTCGGGCACGCCCGGCCTGCCCGACCTCACCCCGGGCCACGACCTGCCGGTCTGTCTGCGCACCGTGGTGGGCGGACGGACCGTGTTCGTAGGGCCGGGCGAGTGA
- a CDS encoding Lrp/AsnC family transcriptional regulator, protein MEELDRQIVQLLVKDGRMSYTDLGKATGLSTSAVHQRVRRLEQRGVIRGYAAVVDPEAVGLPLTAFISVKPFDPSAPDDIADRLAGVPEIEACHSVAGDENYILKVRVATPHELEELLARLRSLAGVSTRTTVVLSTPYEARPPRI, encoded by the coding sequence ATGGAGGAGCTGGACCGACAGATCGTGCAGCTGCTCGTCAAGGACGGGCGGATGAGCTACACAGACCTGGGCAAGGCCACGGGCCTGTCCACGTCGGCCGTGCACCAGCGGGTGCGCCGGCTGGAACAGCGTGGCGTCATCCGCGGCTACGCCGCGGTGGTCGACCCCGAGGCCGTCGGGTTGCCGCTCACCGCGTTCATTTCGGTGAAACCGTTCGACCCCAGCGCCCCCGACGACATCGCGGACCGCCTCGCCGGCGTCCCCGAGATCGAGGCCTGCCACAGCGTCGCCGGCGACGAGAACTACATCCTCAAGGTCCGCGTGGCGACCCCGCACGAGCTGGAGGAACTCCTGGCCCGGCTGCGATCCCTGGCGGGCGTCTCGACCCGGACCACGGTCGTGCTGTCGACACCGTACGAGGCCCGCCCGCCACGGATCTGA
- a CDS encoding phosphotransferase family protein, which translates to MATAPRPRTTTRDPEELTRRLTAWLGTRLPGAKATGVTVPASNGMSSETLLFDLEHPEAPWKACALRLAADPAAYTVFPSYDMARQYRTLRLVAEHTDVPVPRVLWLEEDPGPLGAPFFVMERIAGRVPPDVMPYTYEGSWLHAAGDAEREHLEAATVALLARLHDQVPSAEAEFLTPPGPGDTLRRHVKAQRAYYAWVIDGLPRSPLIESAFGRLEELWPSDPGTPVLSWGDARIGNIVYDGFDPVAVLDWEMAALAPREVDLGWTIYLHRFFHDLTVASGQRGLPDFLRRDRVEARYARLTGHTPRDMDFHTLYAALRHAIVMLRIAYRQAYFGELAVPADPDTLILHHDSLRAMVQGTYWG; encoded by the coding sequence ATGGCCACGGCACCCCGTCCCCGCACCACCACCCGCGACCCAGAAGAGCTGACCCGCCGCCTCACCGCCTGGCTCGGCACCCGGCTGCCCGGCGCCAAGGCCACCGGCGTCACCGTCCCGGCCTCCAACGGCATGTCCAGCGAGACCCTGCTGTTCGACCTTGAGCACCCCGAAGCACCGTGGAAGGCCTGCGCGTTGCGGCTGGCGGCGGACCCGGCGGCGTACACCGTCTTCCCCTCGTACGACATGGCCCGCCAGTACCGCACCCTGCGTCTGGTCGCCGAGCACACGGACGTGCCGGTGCCCCGCGTGCTGTGGCTGGAGGAGGATCCGGGCCCGCTCGGGGCGCCGTTCTTCGTCATGGAGCGGATCGCCGGGCGCGTGCCGCCGGACGTCATGCCGTACACCTACGAGGGCAGCTGGCTGCACGCGGCGGGCGACGCCGAGCGCGAGCACCTGGAGGCCGCCACCGTCGCACTGCTGGCCCGCCTGCACGACCAAGTGCCGTCGGCCGAGGCCGAGTTCCTCACCCCACCCGGTCCCGGAGACACCCTGCGCCGGCATGTGAAGGCCCAACGCGCCTACTACGCCTGGGTGATCGACGGACTGCCCCGCTCACCCCTCATCGAGTCCGCCTTCGGCCGGCTGGAGGAGCTGTGGCCGAGCGATCCCGGCACACCCGTCCTCAGCTGGGGCGACGCACGCATCGGCAACATCGTCTACGACGGTTTCGACCCCGTCGCCGTCCTGGACTGGGAGATGGCGGCACTCGCCCCGCGCGAGGTCGACCTCGGCTGGACCATCTATCTGCACCGCTTCTTCCACGACCTCACGGTCGCCTCCGGACAGCGCGGACTGCCCGACTTCCTGCGCCGCGACCGGGTCGAGGCCCGCTACGCCCGCCTGACCGGCCACACCCCGCGCGACATGGACTTCCACACCCTCTACGCCGCCCTGCGGCACGCGATCGTCATGCTGCGCATCGCCTACCGCCAGGCGTACTTCGGGGAGCTCGCCGTCCCGGCGGACCCGGACACACTGATCCTGCACCACGACAGCCTGCGCGCCATGGTGCAGGGCACGTACTGGGGTTGA
- a CDS encoding acyl-CoA dehydrogenase family protein, which translates to MSDRDPQPVERQLPTEEARDLLALVRNIAQREIAPRAAEEEDAGRFPREVFTLLSESGLLGLPYDSEYGGGDQPYEVYLQVLEELAAARLTVGLGVSVHTLASYALATYGTKQQQVEHLPAMLGGGLLGAYCLSEPSSGSDAASLRTRAVREGDDWVINGTKAWITHGGIADFYTVMTRTGEDGPRGITAFLVPGDAPGLSGAAPEKKMGMKGSPTAQVHFDGVRVGDDRRLGEEGQGFFIALSALDSGRLGIAACAIGLAQAALDEAVGYATRRSQFGRPIADFQGLRFMIADMATQIEAGRALYLAAARLRDAGKPFAKQAAMAKLHCTDAAMKVTTDAVQILGGYGYTADFPAERYMREAKVLQIVEGTNQIQRMVIARHVAGPEAR; encoded by the coding sequence ATGTCCGACCGCGACCCGCAGCCGGTGGAGCGTCAGCTGCCGACGGAGGAGGCGCGGGATCTGCTCGCCCTCGTCCGGAACATCGCCCAGCGCGAGATAGCGCCGAGGGCCGCCGAGGAGGAGGACGCGGGCCGCTTCCCGCGCGAGGTCTTCACCCTGCTCTCCGAGTCCGGCCTGCTCGGCCTGCCGTACGACTCCGAGTACGGCGGCGGTGACCAGCCCTACGAGGTCTATCTCCAGGTCCTGGAGGAGCTGGCCGCCGCGCGGCTCACCGTGGGCCTCGGCGTCAGCGTGCACACCCTCGCCTCCTACGCCCTCGCCACCTACGGCACCAAGCAGCAGCAGGTCGAGCATCTGCCCGCCATGCTCGGCGGCGGCCTGCTCGGCGCGTACTGCCTCTCCGAGCCGTCCTCGGGCTCCGACGCCGCCTCACTGCGGACGAGAGCCGTCCGGGAGGGCGACGACTGGGTGATCAACGGCACCAAGGCCTGGATCACGCACGGCGGCATCGCCGACTTCTACACCGTCATGACCCGCACCGGCGAGGACGGCCCGCGCGGGATCACCGCCTTCCTGGTCCCCGGTGACGCGCCGGGCCTGAGCGGGGCGGCGCCCGAGAAGAAGATGGGCATGAAGGGCTCACCCACCGCCCAGGTCCACTTCGACGGCGTCCGGGTCGGCGACGACCGGCGGCTCGGCGAGGAGGGACAGGGCTTCTTCATCGCCCTGTCCGCCCTGGACTCCGGGCGGCTCGGCATCGCGGCCTGCGCGATCGGCCTCGCCCAGGCCGCGCTGGACGAGGCGGTCGGCTACGCCACCCGGCGCAGTCAGTTCGGGCGCCCCATCGCCGACTTCCAGGGGCTGCGCTTCATGATCGCCGACATGGCCACCCAGATCGAGGCCGGCCGAGCGCTCTATCTCGCCGCGGCTCGGCTGCGTGACGCGGGCAAGCCGTTCGCCAAGCAGGCCGCCATGGCCAAGCTGCACTGCACCGACGCGGCCATGAAGGTCACGACGGACGCCGTGCAGATACTCGGCGGGTACGGCTACACCGCCGACTTCCCGGCCGAGCGCTATATGCGCGAGGCCAAGGTCCTGCAGATCGTCGAGGGCACCAACCAGATCCAGCGGATGGTCATCGCCCGTCACGTGGCGGGACCCGAAGCTCGCTGA